In one window of Zhihengliuella sp. ISTPL4 DNA:
- a CDS encoding response regulator, with the protein MTAPTVLLADDHGAIRAGLRIMLETHDIAVVGEAADGDVAVRNAAALRPDVVLMDLRMPGRDGVSATREIVERGLGDVLVLTSFDEDELVLAALRAGAVGFLLKTVDAPTLVQSVRAVAAGEGALDPRVTRRALAAVAASAPEPAPMTTFVLPELTPRERDVLDGILQGWSNAQLAARLKISVPTVKTHVSNVLTKLGARSRSHAAALVRGVEE; encoded by the coding sequence ATGACCGCGCCGACCGTGCTGCTGGCCGACGACCACGGGGCGATCAGAGCGGGCCTGCGCATCATGTTGGAGACCCATGACATCGCGGTGGTGGGGGAGGCCGCCGACGGTGATGTCGCCGTGCGCAATGCCGCGGCGCTACGGCCGGACGTCGTCCTCATGGATCTGCGGATGCCCGGACGCGATGGGGTCTCGGCCACCCGCGAGATCGTCGAGCGCGGCCTCGGCGACGTGCTCGTGCTGACGAGCTTCGACGAGGATGAGCTCGTGCTCGCCGCGCTCCGCGCCGGCGCGGTCGGGTTCCTCCTGAAGACCGTCGACGCGCCGACCCTCGTCCAGTCCGTGCGTGCTGTCGCTGCCGGAGAGGGGGCGCTGGACCCGCGGGTCACCCGCCGAGCGCTCGCCGCGGTGGCGGCGTCCGCTCCGGAGCCGGCTCCGATGACGACGTTCGTGCTTCCCGAGCTGACACCGCGGGAGCGGGACGTCCTCGACGGGATCCTGCAGGGGTGGTCGAACGCCCAGCTCGCCGCGCGCCTGAAGATCTCGGTGCCGACCGTGAAGACCCACGTGTCGAACGTGCTCACCAAGCTCGGGGCCCGTAGCCGGTCACACGCGGCCGCGTTGGTGCGCGGTGTCGAGGAGTGA
- a CDS encoding sensor histidine kinase, with amino-acid sequence MHDPADGGPAAWYRRHRWWADPVGMAALATIMAALGFHGIWGPFSLLPEDVSPWWALVLAFPACALALGKRRHPWTVLALVAVLFVADLLTVGGVGTLVVLLDVLWTAAFFAGPRGRRVLLVLLGAATVALFSAALLFSPATPPVALLFAVQFGAIFGTDYWWAVAVSQAHELAELHRQRAEDAAATADRDRAEAVQRERETMARELHDVVAGHVMAMAIRAEAALAAPLDRSDDRAALQAVRDAGLDAHGALRTMIGVLRRGEGALTPTPGWADIDRLAAEARRSGLDVRLVVEDPGDLGGGGEQAVVRVVREALGNCVRHANGASVEVAIARDGGHVRVAVRSRGGAPTATAGQGGEGWGLQMLRERVTALGGTFRAGPEAEGWLVEARLPAGVRA; translated from the coding sequence ATGCACGATCCGGCCGACGGAGGGCCCGCCGCCTGGTACCGGCGACACCGATGGTGGGCGGACCCCGTCGGCATGGCCGCCCTCGCGACGATCATGGCGGCGCTCGGCTTCCATGGGATCTGGGGGCCGTTTTCGCTGCTGCCGGAGGACGTCTCGCCGTGGTGGGCCCTGGTGCTCGCCTTCCCGGCCTGCGCTCTCGCCCTCGGGAAGCGTCGCCACCCGTGGACAGTGCTCGCCCTGGTCGCCGTCCTCTTCGTCGCCGACCTGCTCACGGTGGGGGGCGTCGGCACGCTCGTGGTCCTGCTCGACGTGCTGTGGACAGCGGCCTTTTTCGCCGGACCGCGCGGGCGCCGCGTGCTGCTCGTGCTGCTCGGTGCGGCGACCGTCGCGCTGTTCTCGGCCGCCCTGCTGTTCTCTCCGGCGACGCCCCCGGTCGCACTGCTGTTCGCCGTGCAGTTCGGGGCGATCTTCGGCACCGACTACTGGTGGGCTGTCGCGGTGTCCCAGGCGCACGAGCTCGCTGAGCTGCACCGGCAGCGTGCGGAGGATGCCGCCGCGACCGCGGACCGGGACCGTGCGGAGGCCGTGCAGCGCGAGCGCGAGACCATGGCGCGGGAGCTGCACGACGTGGTGGCGGGACACGTGATGGCCATGGCCATCAGGGCGGAGGCGGCGCTGGCCGCTCCGCTCGACCGATCCGACGACCGCGCCGCGCTGCAGGCGGTGCGGGACGCCGGACTCGATGCGCACGGCGCCCTGCGCACGATGATCGGAGTGCTGCGGCGAGGTGAGGGCGCGCTGACTCCGACGCCGGGGTGGGCCGACATCGACCGCCTCGCCGCGGAGGCCCGACGCTCCGGGCTCGACGTCCGGCTGGTCGTCGAGGATCCGGGTGACCTCGGCGGGGGCGGCGAGCAGGCGGTCGTGCGGGTGGTGCGCGAGGCGCTGGGCAACTGCGTCCGTCACGCGAACGGTGCTTCCGTGGAGGTGGCCATCGCCCGGGACGGCGGCCACGTGCGCGTCGCGGTGCGGTCTCGGGGTGGTGCCCCCACGGCGACGGCCGGCCAGGGCGGCGAGGGGTGGGGGCTGCAGATGCTGCGGGAACGCGTCACCGCTCTCGGCGGCACCTTCCGCGCCGGACCGGAGGCGGAGGGCTGGCTTGTCGAGGCGCGACTGCCCGCGGGGGTTCGGGCATGA